DNA sequence from the Chitinophaga flava genome:
CGGCGCCAACCTCGACAGCCTCAAACTACACTACGAGGAAAAAGGCTATTCCGGTATCCTGTACATCCCCAATATTGATATCAACCGGCCTGCCGGTTTAACCTACTTCAGCAAAGGACAAGCCGGCATCTCCCTTGAAACCGGCATTAACAGCGACATCAACCGCGCCATCGAAAAAAAGCGCATGGAGCTGGAAGGTATCGACAGGGCCAAACTGGACGCTATCCGTTCCAACGTCTCTGTAGAATTTAAAAGCGGTGATGATGAAAAGAAAGGCAATGCCTGGGTAGCCTATGGCGTAGGATATGCCAGTGGTTTCATTATCTACATTGTGCTGCTGCTCTTCGGCACCTCCGTGATGCGTGGTGTGATGGAAGAAAAAGTAAGCCGCATCGCGGAAGTAATGATCTCCAGCGTAAAACCTTTTCAGCTGATGATGGGCAAAATCGTTGGCATTGCAGCCGTAGGACTGTTACAGTTCCTGATATGGGGGCTGCTGATCAGTGTGATCTATACGGTGATTCCGCTGTTCATTTCTCCTGAAAGCATACAGACTGCCAGTCAGGGTGGTATGATGGCACAGAGTAATAACGCAGAAGCAGCAGAAGCTTTCCGCCGTATCTCTGACGTGGTAGGCAGTATCAACTGGAGTTTGCTGCTGTCCTGCTTTCTGTTTTATTTCCTTGGTGGCTATCTTTTCTACTCTTCATTGTTTGCTGCCATTGGCAGTCTGGCCAATGAAGATGCCAGCGATGTTCAACAGCTTACTTTCCCTGTCACTGTACCGATCATCATTGGTATTATGGTCATGATGAAAGCTGTACATGATCCCGGCAGCTCGCTGGCTGTATGGGGCAGTATTATTCCATTTACTTCACCGATGGTAATGATGGCACGTCTGCCTTATGGTGTTCCCGGTACGGTTCCTTACTGGCAGCTGATTCTGTCGATGTTATCGCTGATAGGTGGTTTCGTTTTCACTACCTGGGCCGCCGGCAAAATATACCGCACCGGCATCCTGCTGTATGGTAAAAAAGTGACGATGAAAGAAGCGCTGAGATGGATTTTCAAGAAAGGATAAGTATAACAGTATTGACTATATGAAAAAATGCCTTTCCCGGTGGGAAAGGCATTTTTTCGTTTTATTACTACAAAAAATTATCAGAAGTGATTCGTCCCCAGCTGACGGCGGACAGCTTCAAACTCTGTCCAGATCTGCTTTACCACCTCACCTGCCGGCATGATCTCATGTATGAGTGCACTCACCTGACCTATTTCCAGCTCACCTTCTTCCATATTGCCTTCAAACATACCTGCTTTGGCGCGGGCGCGTCCCAGCAATGTTTGTAATGCGTTGATATCGGCGCCTTTATCTTCCGCTGTTCTCACAGCTTCATAAAAATGATTTTTTATCAGTCGTACTGGTGTGAGTTTTTTCAGACTGAGCATGGTATCGCCTTCTTTGGCGTTGACCACTGCCTGTTTGAAATTGATATGGGAAGAAGCTTCGGGGGTAGCTACAAAACGGCTGCCTATCTGCACCGCGGAGGCTCCCAGTGCAAAAGCCGCTGCCATAGCCCTTCCAGAACCGATGCCTCCTGCGGCGATCACGGGTATCTTCACTTTTTCACATACTGCGGGCACCAATACCATGGTAGTCGTTTCTTCCCGGCCATTATGTCCGCCGGCTTCGAAACCTTCGGCTACCACGGCATCTACGCCGGCCGCTTCACTCTTTAATGCAAAAGCGGAACTGGATACTACATGCACCACCTTTACACCAGCGGCTTTCAGCACCGGTGTCCAGGTTTTGGGATTGCCGGCAGAGGTAAATACTACCTGTACTTTCTCTTCCAGAATGATGTTGATCAGTTGGTCAATGTCAGGATATAACAGTGGCACGTTCACGCCGAATGGCTTGTTGGTGGCTTCCTTACAGCGTTGAATATGATGCTTCAGCACATCAGGGTACATGCTGCCTGCTCCAATGAGGCCCAGACCGCCGGCATTACTCACGGCACTGGCTAAAC
Encoded proteins:
- a CDS encoding ABC transporter permease, which translates into the protein MNKIWLIIKREFLTRVRKRSFLVVTLLVPVAFAAMIIIPILLAVGGNESKQIAVIDESGIFNNNLPDKQGVYFKFLPGANLDSLKLHYEEKGYSGILYIPNIDINRPAGLTYFSKGQAGISLETGINSDINRAIEKKRMELEGIDRAKLDAIRSNVSVEFKSGDDEKKGNAWVAYGVGYASGFIIYIVLLLFGTSVMRGVMEEKVSRIAEVMISSVKPFQLMMGKIVGIAAVGLLQFLIWGLLISVIYTVIPLFISPESIQTASQGGMMAQSNNAEAAEAFRRISDVVGSINWSLLLSCFLFYFLGGYLFYSSLFAAIGSLANEDASDVQQLTFPVTVPIIIGIMVMMKAVHDPGSSLAVWGSIIPFTSPMVMMARLPYGVPGTVPYWQLILSMLSLIGGFVFTTWAAGKIYRTGILLYGKKVTMKEALRWIFKKG
- a CDS encoding NAD(P)H-dependent flavin oxidoreductase; protein product: MNPINTLFGIQYPIVQAGMVWASGWRLASAVSNAGGLGLIGAGSMYPDVLKHHIQRCKEATNKPFGVNVPLLYPDIDQLINIILEEKVQVVFTSAGNPKTWTPVLKAAGVKVVHVVSSSAFALKSEAAGVDAVVAEGFEAGGHNGREETTTMVLVPAVCEKVKIPVIAAGGIGSGRAMAAAFALGASAVQIGSRFVATPEASSHINFKQAVVNAKEGDTMLSLKKLTPVRLIKNHFYEAVRTAEDKGADINALQTLLGRARAKAGMFEGNMEEGELEIGQVSALIHEIMPAGEVVKQIWTEFEAVRRQLGTNHF